From a single Collimonas pratensis genomic region:
- a CDS encoding sterol desaturase family protein: MVEDTTSILQQSGELQPGTGLITSVIALSLGFLSLLGVLAFHYPQYLTTPELRHVYSVSLMRQILFGALLIAGVLSLANILFGRQRSLNFSALLMVLAAVAWGGSKVAVGEFPDHTPYIGLDWFIIDLLGSTLIFVLIEKMFPLYRKQAIFRFEWQTDLVHFAVNHFIIGLALLVVNVMIHRVFGWMVHADFQNTVAAISFIPQLLLCMLVADLMEYGAHRAYHEVPFLWRFHSVHHSVKTMDWLAGSRQHILELICTRVLVLGPLFVLGFDKSVVNAYIIIVGFQAVFNHSNVHLPWGPLRYIFVTPDFHHWHHSSEDEAIDKNYAAHFAFIDYFLGTAVKAKKAFPEKYGVVGDYMPDGFIRQQAFPFRGTKID, from the coding sequence ATGGTGGAAGACACCACCAGCATCCTGCAGCAGAGCGGCGAGCTGCAGCCCGGCACCGGCCTCATCACCAGCGTGATCGCGCTCAGCCTGGGTTTCCTCAGCCTGCTCGGCGTGCTTGCCTTCCATTACCCGCAATACCTGACCACGCCCGAATTGCGCCATGTGTACTCGGTCAGCCTGATGCGCCAGATCCTGTTCGGCGCCTTGCTGATCGCCGGCGTGCTGTCGCTGGCCAACATCCTGTTCGGCCGCCAGCGCTCGCTGAATTTCTCCGCGCTGCTGATGGTGCTGGCAGCCGTAGCCTGGGGCGGCTCTAAAGTGGCCGTCGGCGAATTTCCCGATCACACACCGTACATCGGCCTCGACTGGTTCATCATCGACCTGCTCGGTTCGACCCTGATCTTCGTCCTGATCGAAAAGATGTTCCCGCTGTACCGCAAGCAAGCCATCTTCCGCTTCGAATGGCAGACCGACCTGGTGCATTTCGCCGTCAACCATTTCATCATCGGTCTGGCGCTGCTGGTGGTCAACGTCATGATCCACCGCGTGTTCGGCTGGATGGTGCACGCCGATTTCCAGAACACCGTGGCCGCCATCAGCTTCATCCCGCAGCTGCTGCTGTGCATGCTGGTGGCCGACCTGATGGAATACGGGGCCCACCGCGCCTATCACGAGGTGCCATTCCTGTGGCGCTTCCACTCGGTGCACCACAGCGTCAAGACCATGGACTGGCTGGCCGGCTCGCGCCAGCACATCCTGGAACTGATCTGCACCCGCGTGCTGGTGCTGGGCCCGCTGTTCGTGCTCGGCTTCGACAAGTCGGTGGTCAACGCCTACATCATCATCGTCGGCTTCCAGGCCGTGTTCAACCACTCCAATGTGCACCTGCCGTGGGGGCCGCTGCGCTACATCTTCGTCACCCCGGATTTCCATCACTGGCACCACTCCTCGGAAGACGAAGCGATCGACAAGAACTATGCCGCGCACTTCGCCTTCATCGATTATTTCCTCGGCACCGCGGTCAAGGCCAAGAAGGCTTTTCCGGAGAAGTATGGCGTGGTGGGGGATTACATGCCGGATGGTTTTATCCGGCAGCAGGCGTTTCCATTCCGTGGCACCAAGATAGACTAG
- a CDS encoding IS1182 family transposase yields MKRFIEGRDRSQRILLPEQLDDYVADSNPVRVVDVFVDELDLVQMGFEGTMPAQTGRPAYHPSVLLKIYIYGYLNRLQSSRRLEREAQRNIELMWLTGHLAPDFKTIANFRKDNGRAISNVCKQFVVLCQRLGLFSEALVAIDGSKFKAVNNRDRNFTSAKLQRRMEEIAASIDRYLTALDTADRQEPDRKQLTTTRLHENIAALKAQMRELEDIQLKLQKTPDQQVSQTDPDARSMKTRGTGVVGYNVQTVVDAKHHLIVAHEVTNIGSDRDQLHSMSRQAQEAIGTASLTVVADRGYFKGEEILACTQAGINVIVPKNLTSNASAEGRFGKADFIYDARANEYQCPAGERLIWRFTSKEKGLNLHRYWSSNCQQCSLKSACTPSPQRRVTRWEHESVLEAMQERLERTPKAMRIRRQTVEHPFGTIKAWMGATHFLTKTKARVSTEMSLHVLAYNMKRMINVLGVGTLMKVMSA; encoded by the coding sequence ATGAAACGCTTCATTGAAGGGCGGGATCGCAGTCAACGCATTTTGCTTCCCGAGCAACTGGACGACTACGTTGCCGATAGCAACCCAGTGCGGGTAGTCGATGTTTTCGTCGATGAACTGGACCTGGTGCAAATGGGTTTCGAAGGAACAATGCCTGCACAAACAGGACGTCCGGCCTATCACCCATCGGTTCTTCTCAAGATTTACATCTACGGCTATCTCAATCGACTCCAATCAAGCCGTCGCCTGGAACGAGAGGCGCAGCGTAACATTGAACTGATGTGGTTGACAGGGCATTTGGCGCCGGACTTCAAGACTATCGCCAACTTCCGCAAAGACAATGGCCGTGCCATCTCCAATGTATGCAAGCAGTTCGTCGTGCTGTGTCAGCGACTTGGCCTGTTCTCTGAAGCGCTGGTCGCTATTGACGGCAGCAAATTCAAAGCCGTCAACAACCGCGACCGCAACTTCACCAGCGCCAAGCTGCAACGGCGCATGGAAGAGATCGCAGCGAGCATTGATCGCTATCTGACAGCCCTCGACACGGCGGATCGCCAAGAGCCGGACCGCAAGCAACTCACGACAACTCGACTGCATGAGAATATCGCAGCGCTCAAGGCGCAGATGCGAGAGCTTGAAGACATCCAATTAAAACTCCAGAAGACGCCGGATCAACAAGTCTCCCAAACCGATCCTGATGCACGGTCGATGAAGACGCGTGGTACAGGCGTCGTTGGCTACAACGTACAAACGGTGGTCGACGCAAAGCATCATCTGATTGTGGCGCACGAGGTGACCAACATCGGGAGCGACCGGGATCAACTGCACTCGATGAGCCGGCAAGCGCAAGAAGCGATTGGCACCGCATCGCTGACCGTAGTTGCTGATCGTGGTTACTTCAAAGGAGAAGAGATCCTGGCGTGCACACAAGCCGGCATCAACGTGATCGTCCCGAAGAACCTGACCTCCAATGCCTCTGCTGAAGGTCGGTTTGGCAAAGCGGATTTCATTTACGACGCACGCGCCAATGAATATCAGTGTCCCGCCGGAGAGCGATTGATCTGGCGTTTCACGAGCAAAGAGAAAGGCTTGAATTTGCACCGCTATTGGAGCTCGAATTGCCAGCAGTGCTCACTCAAATCCGCATGCACGCCAAGTCCTCAACGGCGCGTGACACGATGGGAGCATGAGTCTGTACTGGAGGCCATGCAGGAGCGGTTGGAACGAACGCCGAAGGCGATGCGAATACGCCGGCAAACTGTTGAGCATCCATTCGGCACCATCAAGGCATGGATGGGTGCTACGCACTTCCTCACCAAAACCAAGGCCCGAGTGAGCACCGAGATGAGCTTGCATGTCCTGGCTTACAACATGAAGCGGATGATCAACGTGCTGGGCGTGGGAACCTTGATGAAGGTGATGAGCGCATAG
- a CDS encoding suppressor of fused domain protein codes for MSSLEKVWEYREEQLYPRLFGQPGRGIFPLDLELFSEVFGNQAVDPRWLHLGVFEFPPTNTRNSWLYVTSGGSTPWELAPIDYNPVEYSWLGVEFVMEVYEQADWPIQVLRRLLAYHVLVCHGRFGDMAPLDYGHRVPAGGAIDGSDDSKLRFLAIAKPNHYDASAQLDSGRFDFLHVVGISESERDFAKSTSTEALITALHLHKAYPVTASKRAPIPL; via the coding sequence GTGAGTTCACTTGAGAAAGTCTGGGAATACCGTGAGGAACAACTATACCCAAGACTATTCGGACAGCCTGGTCGAGGAATTTTCCCTTTGGACTTAGAGTTATTTTCAGAGGTCTTCGGAAACCAAGCCGTGGACCCAAGGTGGCTTCATCTCGGAGTGTTTGAATTTCCTCCAACGAATACCCGCAACTCATGGCTCTATGTTACGTCCGGAGGGTCTACCCCGTGGGAGCTTGCCCCGATAGATTACAACCCAGTAGAGTACTCTTGGTTGGGTGTTGAGTTTGTGATGGAAGTGTACGAGCAAGCTGATTGGCCAATTCAAGTTTTGCGCAGACTTCTCGCCTATCATGTGTTGGTCTGCCATGGTCGATTTGGAGATATGGCGCCGTTAGATTATGGTCATCGAGTGCCTGCCGGAGGTGCGATTGACGGAAGCGACGATTCAAAGCTGCGGTTCCTAGCAATTGCAAAGCCAAACCACTATGATGCATCTGCCCAACTTGACTCCGGGAGATTCGATTTTTTGCACGTGGTCGGTATAAGTGAAAGCGAGAGAGACTTCGCAAAATCCACCAGTACAGAGGCGCTGATTACGGCGCTGCATTTGCATAAAGCATATCCTGTCACAGCATCGAAACGAGCACCAATTCCACTGTGA
- a CDS encoding DUF6714 family protein: MNTEELLRDIAVTFPPVEKPNGLAISFHKDECLQCEYLREDLNEFDGPVLPAKAIRTIYQEMSCLSAQGWRWVLPSYLTHCVSVETVYDGIETEFLIYNLGPEQQSQDKTLERLSALNFHQIGCLIHFLEWCSAHEHWAAYCAEDIERALSFMRTVQNIRVIAKRTF, translated from the coding sequence ATGAATACTGAAGAACTTTTAAGAGATATCGCGGTAACATTTCCGCCTGTCGAGAAACCTAATGGCCTGGCTATTTCTTTCCACAAAGATGAATGTTTGCAATGTGAATATTTGCGTGAAGACTTGAATGAATTTGATGGTCCTGTGCTACCTGCTAAAGCTATTCGCACGATATATCAGGAAATGAGCTGTCTTTCTGCGCAAGGATGGCGCTGGGTACTACCTTCGTATCTCACGCATTGCGTAAGTGTGGAGACCGTTTACGATGGTATCGAAACCGAATTTTTAATCTACAACTTGGGCCCCGAGCAGCAATCCCAAGATAAAACGCTCGAACGATTGTCCGCACTGAATTTCCATCAAATAGGCTGTCTCATACATTTTCTTGAATGGTGTTCAGCGCACGAACATTGGGCCGCATACTGCGCTGAAGATATTGAGAGAGCTCTATCATTTATGCGAACAGTGCAAAACATCAGAGTTATTGCCAAGCGGACATTTTAA
- a CDS encoding ankyrin repeat domain-containing protein — translation MRLIERKKIISLLITSLSTLLVGCATDLDKNISQTDHKFSKTMKDNKLEEKQINSTDESWYTLRNAVYSHDFVEASLLVKKTPSLLSSTNAIGETVLHFVAVENDLEGVEWLHANGANIDTKNKFGEPVIFEVASLGYKELFAWFAKSGANLHVIDAENQDVVAYLIEFDKHEMAEWIRTNYPDIQKN, via the coding sequence ATGAGATTAATTGAACGAAAAAAAATCATCAGTTTACTAATAACTTCACTTTCAACTTTATTAGTTGGATGTGCCACCGATTTAGACAAAAATATTAGTCAGACGGACCACAAATTTTCCAAGACAATGAAGGACAATAAATTGGAAGAGAAACAAATAAATTCTACTGATGAATCATGGTACACCTTGCGTAATGCCGTATATTCGCACGATTTCGTAGAGGCATCACTGCTCGTTAAAAAAACGCCGTCTTTGTTAAGTTCTACGAACGCAATTGGTGAAACAGTTCTTCATTTCGTTGCCGTTGAAAACGATTTGGAAGGAGTTGAATGGCTGCACGCCAACGGCGCGAATATAGACACAAAGAATAAATTTGGCGAGCCTGTCATTTTCGAGGTCGCGTCTTTGGGATATAAAGAACTGTTCGCTTGGTTTGCAAAATCAGGAGCTAATTTACATGTTATTGACGCAGAAAATCAGGACGTAGTTGCCTATTTAATAGAATTTGATAAACATGAAATGGCCGAATGGATCCGAACTAACTATCCCGATATTCAAAAAAATTAA
- a CDS encoding IS3 family transposase (programmed frameshift) has protein sequence MTRQRRNFDLSFKLEVVKMIKEQGLSVQHVCESMSIGPTAVRRWIEQYDAEQSGQAGIGKPLTPEQQRIRQLEQENRQLRGDVEILKKAFGLLCPRAEMSFRLIDELQTKAIPVAQSCRVLGVSRSGFYEAKRRATAPVVCKASVHVRAAFVASHQSYGSRRMVTELSNRGITAGRFKVRRLMRQAGLKPVWKRKFIHTTDSKHDLPIAANVLGRQFNPVVPNKAYVSDITYVRTGAGWLYLAVVIDLFSRKVVGWAMAPSMPAKLVCDALHMALQQRRPDKGLVVHSDRGRQYASAQYQAMLASHGFTCSMSRKGNCWDNAVAERFFLNLKMERVWQRQYANHAEAKIDIAAYIVGFYNNERLHSVLGNLPPSVYERNMAAKKPIVVSEFT, from the exons ATGACAAGGCAACGCCGCAATTTCGATCTCAGCTTCAAGCTTGAGGTCGTCAAAATGATCAAAGAACAGGGACTCAGTGTTCAACACGTATGCGAGAGCATGAGCATTGGCCCGACCGCCGTGCGTCGCTGGATAGAGCAGTACGATGCCGAGCAATCCGGCCAGGCAGGCATTGGCAAACCGCTGACACCCGAGCAACAACGAATCAGGCAGTTGGAGCAGGAGAACCGCCAACTGCGAGGCGATGTAGAAATCTTAAAAAAGGCCT TCGGCCTTCTTTGCCCGCGAGCTGAAATGAGTTTTCGACTGATCGACGAGCTGCAAACGAAGGCCATCCCTGTCGCACAGAGCTGTCGTGTGCTGGGCGTTAGCCGTTCCGGTTTTTACGAAGCGAAGCGCCGCGCTACCGCGCCGGTTGTTTGCAAAGCGAGTGTCCATGTACGAGCTGCTTTCGTGGCAAGTCACCAGAGCTATGGCAGCCGCCGTATGGTGACGGAGCTGTCAAACCGCGGCATCACGGCCGGGCGTTTCAAGGTTCGTCGGTTGATGCGCCAGGCGGGCTTAAAGCCAGTCTGGAAGCGCAAGTTCATTCACACTACCGACAGCAAGCATGATCTGCCGATCGCAGCCAACGTGCTGGGCCGCCAGTTCAATCCGGTAGTGCCAAACAAGGCCTACGTCTCCGACATCACCTACGTGCGGACTGGCGCCGGCTGGCTGTACCTGGCGGTGGTGATCGACCTGTTCTCGCGCAAGGTGGTTGGCTGGGCTATGGCACCGAGCATGCCGGCCAAGCTGGTCTGTGACGCCTTGCACATGGCGCTTCAACAGCGGCGGCCAGACAAAGGATTGGTCGTCCACTCAGACCGTGGCCGCCAATATGCAAGTGCCCAGTACCAAGCAATGCTAGCCAGTCACGGCTTCACCTGCAGCATGAGCCGCAAAGGCAACTGCTGGGACAATGCAGTTGCCGAACGCTTCTTCCTGAATCTCAAAATGGAACGGGTGTGGCAGCGCCAATATGCCAACCACGCGGAGGCCAAGATCGATATCGCCGCTTACATCGTCGGCTTCTACAACAACGAACGTCTACATTCAGTTCTGGGCAATCTGCCGCCCTCCGTCTACGAACGGAACATGGCAGCAAAAAAACCTATCGTCGTGTCCGAATTTACTTGA
- a CDS encoding demethoxyubiquinone hydroxylase family protein: MKVDHAGEHGAVNIYAAQIFMARFTAPALVRELLEFKSHEEKHRSLFSAELQRRGLRRCRSYWFCGVGGFILGLFTGLLGVQAISATTASVERVVLKHLQDQLISLASTDDAAVAVISKIVAEEQQHHDLSLSHLIPDHILSNVINRIVTVSTESVIWIGMRT; this comes from the coding sequence TTGAAAGTCGACCACGCCGGTGAGCATGGCGCGGTGAATATTTACGCAGCTCAGATTTTTATGGCTCGCTTCACAGCTCCCGCGTTGGTACGAGAACTTCTCGAATTTAAATCGCACGAAGAGAAGCACAGATCGCTATTCTCAGCGGAGTTGCAGCGCCGTGGTTTACGCCGATGCCGCAGCTATTGGTTTTGTGGTGTAGGGGGATTTATTTTAGGGCTCTTCACCGGCTTGTTGGGTGTTCAAGCCATTTCTGCAACAACGGCATCTGTGGAGCGCGTAGTCCTCAAACATTTACAAGACCAACTAATTAGTCTCGCCAGCACAGATGATGCCGCGGTAGCTGTTATTTCAAAGATCGTCGCAGAAGAGCAGCAACACCATGATCTGTCCCTATCTCATTTGATCCCAGATCATATTTTGTCAAACGTGATAAACCGCATCGTTACAGTCTCAACTGAATCCGTAATTTGGATCGGAATGCGAACGTGA
- a CDS encoding nuclear transport factor 2 family protein — translation MKDIVKSLICPPMILPVVTMCESASAVETDSAEEIVQKQFDAYNARDIDAFLATYADDVELFSFPNIRTAKGKEEMRQRYTLRFSDTILHGIVTKRIVMGNTVIDHERVRVTLPEGPGVMQAIAIYEVQDGKIAKVTFISGKRTPGETL, via the coding sequence ATGAAAGATATAGTTAAATCCCTCATCTGCCCGCCAATGATTTTGCCCGTTGTAACCATGTGTGAGTCCGCATCAGCTGTCGAGACGGACTCTGCCGAGGAAATCGTCCAGAAGCAGTTCGATGCCTACAATGCGCGCGATATAGATGCTTTCCTTGCCACGTATGCGGACGATGTCGAGCTTTTCAGCTTTCCGAATATACGCACGGCGAAGGGCAAGGAGGAAATGCGCCAGCGCTATACGCTGCGCTTCAGCGATACGATTTTGCATGGCATCGTCACAAAGCGCATTGTCATGGGAAATACCGTCATCGACCATGAGCGCGTGCGCGTCACGCTGCCTGAAGGACCGGGCGTCATGCAGGCGATTGCCATTTATGAAGTCCAGGATGGAAAAATCGCCAAAGTGACATTTATTTCCGGGAAAAGAACGCCAGGCGAAACGCTGTAA
- a CDS encoding Dabb family protein, which translates to MKIRHLVLLRFKQDTSENEQAHCMRDFARLVDLIEGIVDFEHGPNISPEGLSKGYTHAVMITFSSQAFRDAYLIHAAHLAFVARLKPWFDEVLVFDYGI; encoded by the coding sequence ATGAAAATACGTCACCTGGTTCTACTGCGCTTCAAACAAGATACGTCTGAAAATGAGCAAGCGCACTGCATGCGCGACTTCGCCAGGCTTGTCGATTTGATCGAGGGCATTGTCGACTTCGAACACGGCCCCAACATCAGTCCGGAAGGATTGAGTAAAGGCTATACGCACGCTGTGATGATCACGTTTTCGAGTCAGGCCTTCCGGGATGCGTATCTTATTCATGCCGCGCACCTTGCTTTCGTGGCCCGGCTGAAGCCTTGGTTCGACGAGGTTTTGGTGTTCGATTACGGCATTTGA